In Neisseria dentiae, one DNA window encodes the following:
- a CDS encoding FeoA family protein, with the protein MSAVPLSSLSKGTYAHIDSIQPQAVFGELDELVGRRLADLGFSNGMPLVVVAVGALGKGPFAVRLGNQSQFALRAPEAAKIMCRVVTEHF; encoded by the coding sequence ATGTCTGCTGTTCCGCTCTCTTCCCTAAGCAAAGGCACTTATGCCCACATCGATTCCATTCAGCCCCAAGCCGTGTTCGGCGAGTTGGACGAACTCGTCGGCCGCCGTTTGGCCGATTTGGGCTTTTCCAACGGTATGCCGCTGGTGGTGGTTGCCGTGGGGGCGCTCGGCAAAGGGCCGTTTGCCGTGCGTTTGGGCAACCAGTCGCAGTTCGCCCTACGCGCGCCCGAAGCGGCCAAAATCATGTGCCGCGTGGTAACCGAACATTTCTAA